The following coding sequences are from one Primulina eburnea isolate SZY01 chromosome 15, ASM2296580v1, whole genome shotgun sequence window:
- the LOC140813940 gene encoding novel plant SNARE 13-like, which yields MANLELQMNPQMEQIHGEIRDAMRALANGFQKLDKIKDSNRQSKQLEDLTGKMRECKRLIKELDREIKDEESKNSPEITKQLNDEKQSMIKELNSYVALRKTYMSSLGNKRVELFDMGAGGIEPTDDENVQVTSEMSNQELINAGTKRMDETDQAIERSKQVDETVEVGTQTATTLKGQTEQMGRIVNELDTIQFSIKKASQLVKEIGRQVATDKCIMMFLFLIVCGVIAIIVVKIVNPNNKSIRDIPGLAPPAPTTRRLLYVRPAHHFW from the exons ATGGCCAACTTGGAGTTGCAGATGAACCCTCAAATGGAGCAGATTCATGGGGAAATTCGCGATGCCATGCGTGCCCTTGC AAATGGCTTTCAAAAGCTGGATAAAATTAAAGATTCCAACAGACAAAGCAAACAGCTAGAGGATCTTACCGGGAAGATGAGGGAGTGCAAAAG ATTGATTAAAGAACTTGACCGCGAAATTAAAGATGAGGAAAGCAAAAATTCTCCTGAGATTACCAAGCAGCTAAATGATGAGAAGCAATCCATG atcaaagagttgaattcATATGTAGCCCTGAGGAAAAC GTACATGAGCTCTCTTGGAAATAAGAGGGTCGAACTCTTCGATATGGGAGCTGGTGGAATTGAGCCTACAGATGATGAGAATGTTCAAGTGACATCAG AAATGTCAAATCAGGAGCTTATCAATGCTGGCACGAAGAGAATGGATGAAACTGACCAAGCCATTGAACGCTCCAAGCAGGTAGATGAAA CAGTCGAAGTGGGAACACAGACTGCTACTACTTTGAAGGGACAA ACTGAACAAATGGGTCGCATTGTCAATGAACTGGACACCATCCAATTCTCTATCAAAAAGGCATCCCAGCTTGTTAAGGAGATTGGTAGGCAG GTGGCGACTGATAAATGCATCATGATGTTTCTTTTTCTGATTGTATGTGGGGTTATTGCCATAATCGTCGTGAAG ATAGTGAATCCCAACAACAAAAGCATACGGGATATTCCTGGATTGGCTCCTCCGGCTCCAACAACAAGGAGACTACTGTATGTAAGGCCGGCGCACCATTTTTGGTAA
- the LOC140813939 gene encoding probable sugar phosphate/phosphate translocator At1g48230 isoform X1: MINRSLILTYFYLLIYITLSSGVILYNKWVLSPKYFNFPFPITLTMIHMGFSGAVAFFLIRVFKVVSPVKMTFRIYASCVIPISAFFASSLWFGNTAYLHISVAFIQMLKALMPVATFTVAVLCGTDKLRWDVFFNMVLVSVGVVVSSYGEIHFNVIGTVYQVTGIFAEALRLVLTQVLLQKKGLTLNPITSLYYIAPCSFIFLLVPWYCLEQPGMEVSQIQFNMWIFFSNAICALLLNFSIFLVIGRTGAVTVRVAGVLKDWILIALSTLIFPESTITGLNVIGYGIALCGVVLYNYLKVKESSQNVPERITKDWVFEKKSSDVYRTDGSSIGDADNEVVIDEETPLVPPSSSSRLSHVGRTQMQQSSRNV, encoded by the exons ATGATAAATAGATCATTAATCTTAACATATTTCTACCTTCTAATCTACATTACACTTTCTTCTGGAGTTATTTTATATAACAAG TGGGTTCTTTCTCCGAAATACTTTAACTTTCCATTTCCAATAACACTTACTATGATACATATGGGATTCTCCGGTGCAGTGGCATTTTTCCTTATTCGCGTCTTCAAG GTCGTGTCTCCAGTTAAAATGACTTTCCGCAT ATATGCATCTTGTGTGATCCCAATTAGTGCCTTCTTCGCATCAAGTCTTTG GTTTGGTAACACTGCTTACTTGCATATATCAGTGGCTTTCATTCAGATGCTCAAGGCCCTTA TGCCTGTGGCAACATTTACTGTGGCTGTTCTGTGTGGTACCGACAAACTAAGATGGGACGTGTTTTTTAACATGGTTTTGGTCAGTGTTGGAGTTGTCGTCTCCTCTTATGGGGAAATTCATTTTAATGTGATCGGCACAGTTTATCAGGTTACGGGCATATTTGCGGAAGCTCTGAGACTGGTCTTGACTCAAGTCCTTCTACAGAAGAAGGGCTTGACTCTAAACCCCATCACAAGCTTATACTACATCGCGCCGTGCAGTTTCATATTTTTGCTTGTGCCTTGGTACTGCCTGGAGCAACCTGGGATGGAAGTATCTCAAATTCAGTTTAATATGTGGATCTTCTTTTCCAATGCCATTTGCGCTCTACTGTTGAACTTCTCAATCTTCTTAGTGATCGGCAGAACTGGTGCAGTGACGGTTCGAGTTGCCGGTGTTCTCAAGGACTGGATACTTATAGCCCTCTCAACACTGATTTTCCCAGAATCAACGATCACTGGTCTGAACGTTATTGGCTACGGCATTG CGCTTTGTGGGGTAGTCTTGTACAACTACTTGAAGGTGAAGGAATCTTCTCAAAACGTTCCTGAAAGGATTACAAAG GATTGGGTGTTCGAAAAGAAGTCATCCGATGTATACAGAACAGATGGTAGCAGCATTGGTGATGCTGACAACGAGGTTGTAATAGACGAAGAGACGCCCCTTGTTCCTCCCAGTTCATCGTCCAGGTTGTCTCATGTTGGAAGAACTCAGATGCAGCAAAGTAGTCGTAATGTATGA
- the LOC140813939 gene encoding probable sugar phosphate/phosphate translocator At3g17430 isoform X2 gives MTFRIYASCVIPISAFFASSLWFGNTAYLHISVAFIQMLKALMPVATFTVAVLCGTDKLRWDVFFNMVLVSVGVVVSSYGEIHFNVIGTVYQVTGIFAEALRLVLTQVLLQKKGLTLNPITSLYYIAPCSFIFLLVPWYCLEQPGMEVSQIQFNMWIFFSNAICALLLNFSIFLVIGRTGAVTVRVAGVLKDWILIALSTLIFPESTITGLNVIGYGIALCGVVLYNYLKVKESSQNVPERITKDWVFEKKSSDVYRTDGSSIGDADNEVVIDEETPLVPPSSSSRLSHVGRTQMQQSSRNV, from the exons ATGACTTTCCGCAT ATATGCATCTTGTGTGATCCCAATTAGTGCCTTCTTCGCATCAAGTCTTTG GTTTGGTAACACTGCTTACTTGCATATATCAGTGGCTTTCATTCAGATGCTCAAGGCCCTTA TGCCTGTGGCAACATTTACTGTGGCTGTTCTGTGTGGTACCGACAAACTAAGATGGGACGTGTTTTTTAACATGGTTTTGGTCAGTGTTGGAGTTGTCGTCTCCTCTTATGGGGAAATTCATTTTAATGTGATCGGCACAGTTTATCAGGTTACGGGCATATTTGCGGAAGCTCTGAGACTGGTCTTGACTCAAGTCCTTCTACAGAAGAAGGGCTTGACTCTAAACCCCATCACAAGCTTATACTACATCGCGCCGTGCAGTTTCATATTTTTGCTTGTGCCTTGGTACTGCCTGGAGCAACCTGGGATGGAAGTATCTCAAATTCAGTTTAATATGTGGATCTTCTTTTCCAATGCCATTTGCGCTCTACTGTTGAACTTCTCAATCTTCTTAGTGATCGGCAGAACTGGTGCAGTGACGGTTCGAGTTGCCGGTGTTCTCAAGGACTGGATACTTATAGCCCTCTCAACACTGATTTTCCCAGAATCAACGATCACTGGTCTGAACGTTATTGGCTACGGCATTG CGCTTTGTGGGGTAGTCTTGTACAACTACTTGAAGGTGAAGGAATCTTCTCAAAACGTTCCTGAAAGGATTACAAAG GATTGGGTGTTCGAAAAGAAGTCATCCGATGTATACAGAACAGATGGTAGCAGCATTGGTGATGCTGACAACGAGGTTGTAATAGACGAAGAGACGCCCCTTGTTCCTCCCAGTTCATCGTCCAGGTTGTCTCATGTTGGAAGAACTCAGATGCAGCAAAGTAGTCGTAATGTATGA